One genomic region from Dermacentor variabilis isolate Ectoservices chromosome 6, ASM5094787v1, whole genome shotgun sequence encodes:
- the LOC142586146 gene encoding uncharacterized protein LOC142586146, whose protein sequence is MGDRETEAQDDKTAMITYMGAIMQLDAEIEAAKAEADAIEEELLIVNNLMMTIDSVTERSVNRDRWSFSRRTRWFEETVPLLGEKFFKRAFRATPATFRYIVDAVRPLLECQDTNMREAITLDKRVAIGLYRLCSSAEDRSVAELFAVGRSTVNVAYRELCEAVTHTMEAEWIKMPTASSMAEHIREFTATLEFPQAMGSLDGCHFPVSPPRESATDYRNYKRWYSIILLALVDHKYRFWYINVGSPGRCHDAYVYHRSRLADAVKGPLFRRPLVTISSTAVPPLILADQAFPLTVNLIKPFSHRAQLSEEQRLFNYNLSKARRIVENAFGRLKARFRFILKRMECNIDNARLIIRACCALTNVCEHFGDTVLQHWLVEAQNNDGGLHQPDHSTDAEEGTGGDMRAALVRHFQQS, encoded by the exons ATGGGTGACAGAGAGACAGAGGCTCAAGATGACAAGACTGCTATGATAACCTATATGGGTGCGATCATGCAGCTTGATGCCGAGATTGAGGCGGCAAAAGCGGAAGCCGACGCCATCGAGGAAGAGCTGCTGATCGTCAACAATTTGATGATGACGATAGACTCGGTGACCGAACGAAGCGTCAACAGAGATAGATGGTCGTTCTCTCGCCGGACGAGGTGGTTTGAGGAGACTGTGCCATTGCTTGGTGAGAAATTTTTCAAACGCGCATTCCGCGCAACGCCGGCGACATTTCGCTACATCGTGGACGCCGTGAGACCGCTGCTCGAGTGTCAGGACACGAACATGCGTGAAGCCATCACGCTCGATAAACGTGTCGCGATTGGCTTGTACCGGTTGTGCTCTTCAGCCGAAGACCGTAGTGTCGCCGAATTATTTGCTGTGGGACGCTCAACCGTCAACGTGGCCTACAGAGAGTTGTGCGAGGCTGTTACCCACACTATGGAGGCGGAGTGGATCAAGATGCCCACAGCCTCAAGCATGGCCGAGCACATTCGCGAGTTCACGGCCACGTTGGAATTCCCGCAAGCCATGGGATCGCTAGACGGGTGCCATTTCCCCGTTTCACCGCCCAGGGAGAGCGCCACCGACTATAGGAACTATAAAAGATG GTACAGCATCATCCTCCTCGCACTGGTCGACCACAAATATAGGTTCTGGTACATCAATGTGGGTTCTCCTGGCCGCTGCCACGATGCATATGTGTACCACCGGTCAAGACTAGCAGACGCAGTCAAGGGCCCCCTGTTCCGCCGACCACTAGTAACAATCAGTAGTACAGCTGTGCCACCCTTAATACTAGCCGACCAAGCATTTCCGCTCACTGTAAACCTCATCAAGCCATTCAGCCACAGGGCACAGTTAAGTGAAGAACAAAGGTTATTTAACTACAACCTTTCCAAAGCCCGACGGATTGTAGAAAATGCCTTTGGTAGGCTCAAGGCAAGATTTCGCTTTATCTTGAAAAGGATGGAGTGCAACATCGACAATGCCCGCCTTATCATTCGTGCCTGCTGTGCTCTGACCAATGTGTGCGAGCATTTTGGTGACACTGTACTCCAACACTGGTTGGTCGAGGCTCAAAACAATGATGGCGGCCTCCATCAGCCTGACCACAGCACAGATGCCGAGGAAGGCACAGGCGGTGATATGAGAGCAGCTCTTGTCAGGCACTTCCAGCAGAGCTGA